The proteins below are encoded in one region of Ornithinimicrobium avium:
- the menD gene encoding 2-succinyl-5-enolpyruvyl-6-hydroxy-3-cyclohexene-1-carboxylic-acid synthase, whose protein sequence is MHPSTALAEVLVDELVRGGVREAVLCPGSRSAPLAYALEAADRGGRLRLHVRIDERSAGFLALGMARTSGAAVPVVTTSGTAVANLHPAVLEAHHSGTPLVVLSADRPAELRGTGANQTTTQPGVFAGAVRWEADLPAPETVTGSANAYWRSTVCRALAAASGFPWSWGGPVHLNVSFRDPLAPEVDGTGAAPAGRDGGGPWTQTVRRPGHAPVVGAGVEPGARTAVLLGDLPDPALTRRTLAWAAGAGWPVLAEPFGVLPAGETVVPHGVLLAGRVARGELAGLVPERVVVVGRLTLFRELGALMRRPDMVVEHVSGTPQWTDPAHVVHRVHPLEVLRDVPEPDAGSSDWVGSWTGAGRALGPAVRAAVGLDGADPTGDADAAGSGPTGPGVAATVAAALGRHDLLVLGSSNAPRDLAVVLDLDPAAAPTCRVVSSRGLAGIDGTVSTAVGAALAVQGGGRAQHRVVALLGDLTFLHDTNGLLIGPTEPRPDLTVVVVNDDGGGIFSTLEYGDPARSATPAAAAATERVFGTPHGTDLAALCTAHGVDHSRASSLRELADLLAAPVAGIRVIEVPVDRSGHRRVRDLLA, encoded by the coding sequence GTGCACCCCTCCACCGCCCTGGCCGAGGTCCTCGTCGACGAGCTCGTGCGCGGCGGCGTGCGCGAGGCCGTGCTCTGCCCCGGGTCGCGCTCGGCGCCGCTGGCCTACGCGCTCGAGGCCGCCGACCGGGGCGGGCGGCTCCGGCTGCACGTGCGGATCGACGAGCGCTCCGCCGGGTTCCTCGCCCTCGGGATGGCGCGCACCTCCGGTGCGGCGGTGCCCGTGGTCACGACGTCGGGGACGGCGGTGGCCAACCTCCACCCGGCCGTGCTCGAGGCGCACCACAGCGGCACGCCCCTCGTGGTGCTCTCCGCCGACCGGCCCGCCGAGCTGCGTGGGACCGGCGCCAACCAGACGACCACGCAGCCCGGCGTCTTCGCCGGGGCGGTGCGGTGGGAGGCCGACCTGCCGGCGCCGGAGACCGTCACCGGGTCCGCCAACGCCTACTGGCGCTCCACGGTATGCCGCGCGCTGGCCGCCGCGTCCGGCTTCCCGTGGTCGTGGGGCGGGCCGGTCCACCTCAACGTCTCCTTCCGCGACCCGCTGGCTCCCGAGGTCGACGGCACGGGGGCGGCACCCGCCGGTCGCGACGGCGGTGGGCCCTGGACGCAGACCGTGCGCCGGCCGGGGCACGCACCGGTGGTGGGCGCCGGCGTGGAGCCGGGGGCGCGCACCGCCGTGCTGCTGGGCGACCTGCCCGACCCGGCGCTGACCCGCCGGACGCTGGCCTGGGCGGCCGGCGCGGGCTGGCCGGTGCTCGCCGAGCCGTTCGGGGTCCTGCCGGCGGGGGAGACCGTCGTGCCGCACGGTGTGCTGCTGGCCGGCCGCGTGGCGCGGGGGGAGCTGGCCGGACTCGTGCCCGAACGCGTCGTGGTGGTGGGCCGGCTCACGCTCTTCCGCGAGCTGGGCGCCCTGATGCGACGGCCCGACATGGTGGTCGAGCACGTGTCGGGGACGCCGCAGTGGACCGACCCGGCCCACGTCGTGCACCGGGTCCATCCGCTGGAGGTGCTCAGGGATGTGCCGGAGCCGGACGCCGGCTCGAGCGACTGGGTCGGCTCGTGGACCGGGGCCGGCCGCGCGCTCGGTCCGGCGGTGCGCGCCGCCGTGGGGCTCGACGGCGCGGACCCGACGGGCGACGCCGACGCGGCAGGCAGCGGTCCGACCGGGCCGGGGGTGGCCGCCACCGTGGCCGCCGCGCTGGGCCGGCACGACCTGCTGGTGCTCGGCTCATCCAACGCCCCGCGCGACCTGGCCGTGGTGCTGGACCTCGACCCGGCGGCGGCCCCCACCTGCCGGGTGGTCTCCTCGCGCGGACTGGCCGGCATCGACGGCACCGTGTCCACCGCCGTCGGCGCAGCGCTGGCCGTGCAGGGCGGCGGTCGCGCGCAGCACCGTGTCGTCGCGCTCCTCGGCGACCTCACCTTCCTGCACGACACGAACGGGTTGCTCATCGGGCCCACCGAGCCGCGACCCGACCTGACCGTGGTGGTCGTCAACGACGACGGGGGAGGCATCTTCTCCACCCTCGAGTACGGCGACCCGGCCCGGTCTGCGACACCTGCCGCGGCGGCGGCTACCGAGCGGGTCTTCGGCACGCCGCACGGCACCGACCTGGCCGCCCTGTGCACGGCGCACGGTGTGGACCACTCCCGGGCGTCGTCGCTGCGGGAGCTGGCTGACCTGCTCGCCGCGCCGGTCGCCGGCATCCGGGTGATCGAGGTGCCGGTGGACCGTTCCGGGCACCGTCGGGTGCGCGACCTGCTGGCCTGA
- a CDS encoding transferase, with product MQRRKRYVEIEEDTGALLRYFRHPLGDGLVEETASVDPTAYVDRSAYVDPGAHVEAGARIRGGAWVDRGATVMVGCTVGSVAHVGCRAVLGRGVQVGARAKIGAGARVHDGVRIDPDVVVPEGAVVGGGRPEGTEAA from the coding sequence ATGCAGAGGCGCAAGCGGTACGTGGAGATCGAAGAGGACACCGGAGCTCTGCTGCGGTACTTCCGCCACCCCCTCGGCGACGGACTGGTCGAGGAGACCGCCAGCGTCGACCCCACGGCCTACGTCGACCGGTCCGCCTACGTGGACCCCGGCGCGCACGTCGAGGCGGGTGCCCGGATCCGCGGTGGTGCCTGGGTCGACCGCGGGGCCACGGTGATGGTCGGCTGCACCGTCGGCAGCGTGGCGCACGTCGGCTGCCGGGCGGTGCTCGGCCGCGGCGTGCAGGTCGGGGCCCGCGCCAAGATCGGCGCCGGCGCCCGGGTCCACGACGGTGTCCGGATCGACCCGGACGTCGTGGTCCCGGAGGGTGCCGTCGTCGGCGGCGGTCGCCCGGAGGGCACCGAAGCAGCCTGA
- a CDS encoding isochorismate synthase, with product MPSLDPAAGAELPGRIRVRSEAVDVTGDLLARIPDEVDPRDVVTWLREGDGMVGWGRAALVRTHGPDRFAQAEAWWDRLRTVAEVEDGVRVAGSGLVAFGSFAFAPGSADRSVLTVPRVLIGRRDGMAWVTRVVVDDEPWPSDHPAQMLARTNPRLGELDPLVETEGTVPAARWPEVVGRAVGRIEAGEVDKVVLARDVRVRHREGHAVRVAPVLERLERRYAATWTFAVDGLLGATPEMLVRLQDGRVRSRVLAGTIRRGAHPQHAAPQVSHEHPVDPRLRLVSSEKDLEEHAYAVRSVAEALAPHCTELQVPATPYVLELPDVYHLATDLTGRRADGATSLSLAAALHPSAAVCGTPTEKAAAVITELEGMDRGRYSGPVGWLDGDGDGDWCIALRCGELAPDRGSMRIFAGGGIVAASDPDAELAETEVKLTAMRHALGLLES from the coding sequence GTGCCGTCCCTTGATCCTGCCGCCGGCGCCGAGCTGCCCGGCCGCATACGCGTGCGTTCCGAGGCCGTCGACGTCACCGGCGACCTGCTCGCCCGGATCCCTGACGAGGTCGACCCCCGCGACGTCGTGACCTGGTTGCGGGAGGGCGACGGGATGGTCGGCTGGGGCCGCGCCGCCCTGGTGCGCACCCACGGACCCGACCGCTTCGCGCAGGCCGAGGCCTGGTGGGACCGGTTGCGGACGGTCGCCGAGGTCGAGGACGGCGTGCGGGTGGCCGGCAGCGGGCTGGTCGCCTTCGGGTCCTTCGCCTTCGCGCCGGGCTCGGCGGACCGCTCGGTCCTGACCGTCCCGCGGGTGCTCATCGGCCGCCGCGACGGGATGGCGTGGGTGACCCGCGTCGTCGTCGACGACGAGCCGTGGCCCAGCGACCACCCGGCGCAGATGCTGGCCCGCACCAACCCCCGCCTCGGGGAGCTCGACCCGCTCGTCGAGACCGAGGGCACCGTCCCCGCGGCCCGGTGGCCGGAGGTCGTCGGCCGGGCGGTCGGGCGGATCGAGGCCGGCGAGGTGGACAAGGTCGTCCTCGCCCGCGACGTCCGGGTGCGCCACCGCGAGGGGCACGCGGTGCGGGTCGCTCCCGTCCTCGAGCGTCTCGAGCGCCGGTATGCCGCGACCTGGACCTTCGCGGTCGACGGACTCCTCGGCGCCACCCCCGAGATGCTCGTCCGCCTCCAGGACGGGCGGGTGCGCTCGCGGGTGCTGGCCGGCACGATCCGGCGCGGCGCGCACCCCCAGCACGCCGCCCCGCAGGTGAGCCATGAGCACCCCGTCGACCCGCGGCTGCGCCTGGTGAGCAGCGAGAAGGACCTGGAGGAGCACGCCTACGCGGTGCGGTCGGTGGCCGAGGCGCTGGCCCCGCACTGCACCGAGCTGCAGGTGCCGGCCACGCCCTACGTCCTGGAGCTGCCGGACGTCTACCACCTGGCTACCGACCTGACCGGCCGGCGCGCGGACGGCGCCACGTCCCTGAGCCTGGCGGCAGCCCTGCACCCCTCCGCCGCGGTGTGCGGCACGCCGACCGAGAAGGCGGCGGCGGTCATCACCGAGCTGGAGGGGATGGACCGTGGCCGCTACAGCGGCCCGGTGGGCTGGCTCGACGGCGACGGCGACGGGGACTGGTGCATCGCGCTGCGCTGCGGCGAGCTCGCCCCCGACCGCGGGTCGATGCGCATCTTCGCCGGCGGCGGCATCGTGGCCGCCTCCGACCCCGACGCCGAGCTGGCCGAGACCGAGGTCAAGCTCACCGCGATGCGGCACGCGCTCGGCCTCCTCGAAAGCTGA
- a CDS encoding demethylmenaquinone methyltransferase, whose amino-acid sequence MSPSRASLEKKPREVAEMFDDVARRYDLTNMVLTGGIDHLWRRAVVRAVDASPGERVLDIAAGTGTSSEPYADRGVDVVPADFSLGMLREGYRRRPDLPFTAADATALPFADGSFDVVTISFGLRNVVDVDAALGEFRRVVRPGGRLVICEFSRPVVPGMASLYDRVVLRALPAVARRVSSNPDSYVYLTESIRAWPGQRELAQRIRSGGWEQVRWRNLTGGIATIHHATAPGRPGPLS is encoded by the coding sequence ATGAGCCCGTCGCGCGCCAGCCTGGAGAAGAAGCCGCGCGAGGTCGCCGAGATGTTCGACGACGTCGCGCGGCGCTACGACCTGACCAACATGGTGCTGACCGGGGGGATCGACCACCTGTGGCGGCGCGCCGTCGTCCGGGCCGTCGACGCCTCGCCGGGGGAGCGCGTGCTCGACATCGCGGCGGGCACCGGCACCTCGAGCGAGCCCTACGCCGACCGCGGCGTCGACGTGGTGCCGGCCGACTTCTCCCTGGGGATGCTGCGGGAGGGCTACCGGCGTCGCCCGGACCTGCCGTTCACCGCCGCGGACGCCACGGCGCTTCCCTTCGCCGACGGATCCTTCGACGTGGTCACCATCAGCTTCGGTCTGCGCAACGTCGTCGACGTGGACGCGGCGCTCGGCGAGTTCCGCCGGGTCGTCCGTCCCGGTGGGCGCCTGGTGATCTGCGAGTTCTCGCGTCCGGTCGTGCCCGGGATGGCGAGCCTCTACGACCGGGTCGTCCTGCGCGCCCTGCCCGCGGTGGCCCGGAGGGTCAGCTCCAACCCCGACTCCTACGTCTACCTGACCGAGTCCATCCGGGCATGGCCGGGACAGCGCGAGCTGGCCCAGCGCATCCGGTCCGGCGGCTGGGAGCAGGTCAGGTGGCGCAACCTCACCGGCGGCATCGCCACCATCCACCACGCGACCGCGCCCGGTAGGCCCGGTCCGCTGAGCTGA
- a CDS encoding DUF294 nucleotidyltransferase-like domain-containing protein: protein MDVELAEVRDFLAAHPPFDALPPEVLDALPARCTMRYARRGSSVMRAGMSSDRLYVVRSGAVDITDAGQLVDRVGEGGSFGMSAILERAPARYDVTAREDALLLTVPQAEVERLVAEHPVVAEHFGATHRDRIRRALGELQQSERGSAVFRTSVRDLLREPPVCAPPGTTIAEAARAMADGGTSSLLVMEGDRLVGILTDRDLRRRVLAVGVPSDRPVREVMTPDPVTVRSEALALEVMLEMTGRNIHHLPVLDPQGRVAGLVTITDLVRLERSSPVYLVTDLARQSDVPGVVRLASRIGRVVDQLVTEDATAVDIGRVVGALADAVTVRLLQLAEAELGPPPAPYVWVALGSAAREEQTLGGDQDNALVLADGADLEHPWWGELAERVVSGLQAVGWERCPGEVMATNPRWRLTVGRWRAHFRRWATEPEPDAVLNASIFYDMRAVHGDTALVDGLRAEAVALGSRSDLLLAYMAGHAARMRPPIGFFRSFVLEDAGEHHDTFDIKLGIAAVVQLARVHALRAGSLALGTTERLAAAQGPGQISEESARDLHDAFELMSYLRLRHQAEQVRRGLRPDNHIDPARLGSLDRRHLRDAFQIVRTAQHGLSTRLPPVP from the coding sequence ATGGACGTCGAGCTCGCGGAGGTCCGGGACTTCCTGGCTGCCCACCCGCCCTTCGACGCGCTGCCGCCCGAGGTGCTCGACGCGCTGCCCGCCCGCTGCACCATGCGCTACGCCCGTCGCGGCAGCAGCGTCATGCGCGCCGGGATGAGCAGCGACCGCCTCTACGTCGTGCGCTCCGGCGCGGTCGACATCACCGACGCCGGCCAGCTCGTCGACCGGGTGGGGGAGGGCGGCTCGTTCGGCATGTCGGCGATCCTGGAGCGGGCACCCGCGAGGTATGACGTGACGGCCCGTGAGGACGCCCTCCTCCTCACCGTCCCGCAGGCCGAGGTCGAGAGGCTGGTGGCCGAGCACCCGGTCGTCGCCGAGCACTTCGGGGCGACCCACCGCGACCGCATCCGCCGGGCGCTGGGCGAGCTGCAGCAGTCCGAGCGGGGCTCCGCCGTCTTCCGCACCTCGGTGCGCGACCTGCTCCGGGAGCCGCCCGTGTGCGCCCCGCCCGGGACCACGATCGCCGAGGCGGCCCGGGCGATGGCCGACGGTGGCACCTCCTCGCTGCTCGTCATGGAGGGGGACCGGCTGGTCGGCATCCTCACCGACCGCGACCTGCGCCGGCGGGTGCTGGCCGTCGGCGTCCCGTCCGACCGTCCGGTCCGCGAGGTGATGACCCCGGACCCGGTCACCGTGCGCTCGGAGGCGCTCGCGCTGGAGGTCATGCTCGAGATGACCGGCCGCAACATCCACCACCTGCCGGTGCTCGACCCCCAGGGCCGGGTCGCCGGTCTGGTCACGATCACCGACCTGGTCCGGCTGGAGCGCTCGAGCCCCGTCTACCTGGTCACCGACCTGGCCCGCCAGTCCGACGTGCCAGGCGTCGTCCGGCTGGCCTCCCGGATCGGACGGGTCGTCGACCAGCTGGTCACCGAGGACGCCACCGCCGTGGACATCGGACGGGTGGTCGGGGCGCTGGCCGACGCCGTCACCGTGCGCCTGCTCCAGCTGGCGGAGGCCGAGCTGGGGCCGCCGCCGGCTCCCTACGTCTGGGTGGCGCTCGGGTCGGCCGCCCGGGAGGAGCAGACCCTGGGCGGGGACCAGGACAACGCCCTCGTGCTCGCCGACGGCGCCGACCTCGAACACCCGTGGTGGGGCGAGCTCGCCGAGCGCGTCGTCTCCGGGCTGCAGGCGGTCGGCTGGGAACGCTGCCCCGGCGAGGTGATGGCCACCAACCCGCGCTGGCGGCTCACCGTGGGGCGCTGGCGCGCCCACTTCCGGCGGTGGGCCACCGAGCCCGAGCCGGACGCGGTCCTGAACGCGTCGATCTTCTACGACATGCGCGCCGTCCACGGGGACACCGCACTGGTCGACGGGCTGCGCGCCGAGGCGGTCGCGCTCGGCTCGCGCTCGGACCTGCTGCTGGCCTACATGGCCGGCCACGCCGCCCGCATGCGTCCGCCGATCGGGTTCTTCCGCAGCTTCGTCCTCGAGGACGCCGGGGAGCACCACGACACCTTCGACATCAAGCTCGGGATCGCCGCGGTCGTGCAGCTGGCGCGGGTGCACGCGCTGCGTGCCGGGTCGCTGGCGCTGGGCACCACCGAGCGGCTGGCCGCAGCGCAGGGCCCTGGCCAGATCTCCGAGGAGTCGGCGCGGGACCTCCACGACGCCTTCGAGCTCATGTCCTACCTGCGGCTGCGCCACCAGGCCGAGCAGGTCCGCCGCGGCCTTCGCCCCGACAACCACATCGACCCCGCACGGCTGGGCAGCCTGGACCGACGGCACCTGCGCGACGCCTTCCAGATCGTCCGTACCGCCCAGCACGGTCTGTCCACCCGACTGCCCCCGGTGCCCTGA
- a CDS encoding exonuclease domain-containing protein, which translates to MALRDLLRRPPPGPLADLAAVPTWPVGTPLAEVELLAVDLETTGLDARRHEILSVGWAPVAGAEVRLDGAAHRRVRPHGDVGESAAVHGLTDDALAAAPPVEQVLPELLHTLTGPRRLVLLAHHAGLETAFLAAACRRVHGGTVKLQVIDTVELERRLLGSGEHVRDGALRLDACRARHRLPRYRAHSALTDALACAELFLAQCAALEARARRPLVLADVLRR; encoded by the coding sequence GTGGCGCTTCGCGACCTGCTCCGGCGGCCGCCGCCGGGCCCCCTGGCCGACCTGGCCGCCGTGCCCACCTGGCCCGTCGGCACGCCCCTGGCCGAGGTCGAGCTCCTCGCGGTCGACCTGGAGACCACCGGGCTGGACGCGCGCCGGCACGAGATCCTCTCCGTCGGCTGGGCGCCCGTCGCAGGAGCGGAGGTCAGGCTCGACGGGGCCGCGCACCGGCGGGTCCGGCCGCACGGCGACGTGGGGGAGTCCGCCGCCGTCCACGGGCTGACCGACGACGCCCTGGCCGCCGCGCCCCCGGTGGAGCAGGTGCTCCCCGAGCTCCTCCATACCCTCACCGGGCCGCGTCGCCTGGTGCTGCTCGCCCACCACGCCGGCCTGGAGACCGCGTTCCTGGCGGCCGCCTGCCGGCGGGTCCACGGCGGCACCGTGAAGCTGCAGGTGATCGACACGGTGGAGCTGGAGCGCCGCCTCCTGGGCTCGGGGGAGCACGTGCGCGACGGCGCCCTGCGTCTTGACGCCTGCCGGGCCCGCCACCGGCTGCCGCGCTACCGGGCGCACTCCGCGCTCACCGACGCCCTCGCCTGCGCCGAGCTCTTCCTGGCCCAGTGCGCCGCGCTGGAGGCCCGTGCGCGGCGGCCGCTGGTGCTGGCCGACGTCCTGCGGCGCTGA
- a CDS encoding geranylgeranyl reductase family protein, which translates to MKVGTSEGADTVDGQVETADVIVVGAGPGGSATAAYLAGHGLEVLLLEKASFPRDKVCGDGLTPRAVRELISLGVSIREEDGWHRTKGLRILGGGVRMELDWPGSETYPAYGLVRTRMDLDQTLARHAASRGARLHEGMNVQAPVLDDRGHICGVTAKVMGPDGRATGEKREFRAPVVVAADGNSSRLSLSMDRPKRDDRPMGVAVRTYYRTPRHDDEYIESHLELWTKGDQGEDVLMPGYGWMFPLGDGTANVGLGILDTSEAFGTFDYRDVLRRWVAGMPEEWGMGEETQLGPVRGAALPMCFNRQPLYERGLLLVGDAGGMVNPFNGEGIAEAMEAGRRSAEIVASALARPTPGEREAVLRSYPAVMKDSLGGYYTLGRHFATLIGKPEVMRLAVKYGLPRKALMRLLLKIMANLPQERGGRLDDRVINALTRMTPAA; encoded by the coding sequence GTGAAGGTTGGCACAAGCGAGGGCGCAGACACCGTGGATGGACAGGTCGAGACCGCCGACGTCATCGTCGTCGGAGCGGGGCCGGGAGGCTCCGCCACTGCCGCCTACCTGGCCGGTCACGGGTTGGAGGTCCTCCTCCTGGAGAAGGCGTCCTTCCCCCGCGACAAGGTCTGCGGCGACGGGCTCACCCCCCGCGCGGTGCGCGAGCTGATCTCCCTCGGCGTGTCCATCCGCGAGGAGGACGGCTGGCACCGCACCAAGGGCCTGCGCATCCTGGGCGGCGGCGTGCGGATGGAGCTGGACTGGCCGGGCAGCGAGACCTACCCGGCCTACGGCCTGGTCCGCACCCGGATGGACCTCGACCAGACCCTCGCCCGGCACGCCGCCTCCCGCGGTGCCCGGCTGCACGAGGGCATGAACGTCCAGGCCCCGGTGCTCGACGACCGCGGCCACATCTGCGGGGTCACCGCCAAGGTCATGGGTCCCGACGGCCGCGCCACCGGGGAGAAGCGTGAGTTCCGTGCGCCGGTGGTCGTCGCGGCCGACGGCAACTCCAGCCGGTTGTCGCTGTCGATGGACCGCCCCAAGCGTGACGACCGGCCGATGGGCGTGGCGGTCCGCACCTACTACCGCACGCCGCGGCACGACGACGAGTACATCGAGTCCCACCTGGAGCTGTGGACCAAGGGCGACCAGGGCGAGGACGTGCTCATGCCCGGCTACGGGTGGATGTTCCCGCTCGGTGACGGCACGGCCAACGTCGGGCTCGGCATCCTGGACACCTCCGAGGCGTTCGGCACCTTCGACTACCGCGACGTCCTGCGCCGCTGGGTGGCGGGGATGCCGGAGGAGTGGGGGATGGGCGAGGAGACCCAGCTCGGGCCGGTGCGCGGGGCCGCGCTGCCGATGTGCTTCAACCGCCAGCCCCTCTACGAGCGCGGACTGCTCCTCGTCGGCGACGCCGGTGGGATGGTCAACCCGTTCAACGGCGAGGGCATCGCCGAGGCGATGGAGGCGGGCCGACGCTCGGCCGAGATCGTCGCCTCCGCGCTCGCGCGCCCCACGCCCGGAGAGCGCGAGGCGGTCCTGCGGTCCTACCCTGCTGTGATGAAGGACTCGCTCGGCGGCTACTACACGCTGGGTCGGCACTTCGCCACCCTCATCGGCAAGCCGGAGGTCATGCGGCTCGCCGTCAAGTACGGGCTGCCGCGCAAGGCCCTGATGCGCCTGCTGCTGAAGATCATGGCCAACCTGCCCCAGGAGCGCGGCGGTCGTCTGGACGACCGGGTCATCAACGCGCTGACGAGGATGACGCCTGCGGCATGA
- a CDS encoding NADH-quinone oxidoreductase subunit A codes for MDYHPYLPVLFFLAFGVLFAFGSVFGGGQLGRQQYNRAKSEAYECGIQPTPQAHEGGRVPIKFYLTAMLFIVFDVEVLFLYPFAVAFDQVGLFSVLAMLLFLVVVSVPFVYEWSRGGLEWD; via the coding sequence ATGGACTACCACCCGTATCTGCCGGTTCTCTTCTTCCTGGCCTTCGGCGTCCTGTTCGCGTTCGGGTCCGTCTTCGGCGGTGGGCAGCTGGGTCGCCAGCAGTACAACCGCGCCAAGTCCGAGGCCTACGAGTGCGGTATCCAGCCCACCCCCCAGGCGCACGAGGGCGGTCGCGTGCCGATCAAGTTCTACCTGACGGCGATGCTCTTCATCGTCTTCGACGTCGAGGTGCTCTTCCTCTACCCGTTCGCGGTCGCCTTCGACCAGGTCGGGCTGTTCTCGGTGCTGGCGATGCTGCTCTTCTTGGTGGTCGTCTCGGTGCCGTTCGTCTACGAGTGGAGCCGGGGCGGTCTGGAGTGGGACTGA
- a CDS encoding NADH-quinone oxidoreductase subunit B: protein MGLEDKIPGGVMLTTVEGLAGQMRQYSVWPATFGLACCAIEMMAVGTPDYDIARFGMERFAATPRQADLMIVAGRVSQKMAPVLRQVYDQMPNPKWVIAMGVCASSGGMFNNYAIVQGVDHVVPVDIYLPGCPPRPEMLLNSIMELQRQIREFKFGVDREHAARAAEAAALQAVPTHEMKGLLPR, encoded by the coding sequence ATGGGTCTTGAGGACAAGATTCCCGGCGGCGTCATGCTGACGACCGTCGAGGGGCTGGCCGGTCAGATGCGCCAGTACTCCGTGTGGCCGGCGACGTTCGGCCTGGCCTGCTGCGCGATCGAGATGATGGCCGTCGGCACGCCGGACTACGACATCGCGCGCTTCGGCATGGAGCGGTTCGCCGCGACTCCGCGCCAGGCCGACCTGATGATCGTGGCCGGCCGGGTGTCGCAGAAGATGGCGCCCGTGCTGCGCCAGGTCTACGACCAGATGCCCAACCCCAAGTGGGTCATCGCGATGGGTGTCTGCGCCAGCTCCGGCGGCATGTTCAACAACTACGCGATCGTCCAGGGCGTCGACCACGTCGTCCCGGTCGACATCTACCTGCCGGGCTGTCCGCCGCGACCGGAGATGCTGCTCAACTCGATCATGGAGCTGCAGCGCCAGATCCGGGAGTTCAAGTTCGGCGTCGACCGCGAACATGCCGCCCGCGCGGCCGAGGCGGCGGCGCTGCAGGCCGTGCCGACCCACGAGATGAAGGGTTTGCTCCCCCGATGA
- a CDS encoding NADH-quinone oxidoreductase subunit C, giving the protein MTSTGPQTPDKKPPEQETTRDEASQPSRTVEQEVGTTHAQEEGAGSVPAQLDAPGEPVEVAHRTGMFGSSLGNDTSGYGGLQVPVLYPGAAERPYGSYFDEVVDALQDAAPEAFEAGVERVVVDRGELTLVVRREQLRSLLRPLRDDARLRFEVASGVSGVHWPQETGAELHAVYHFLSITNGSRRVRFEVTCPDEDPRIPSTVDIYPGLDWHERETYDMFGIVFEGHPGLTRILMPDDWPGHPQRKDYPLGGIPVEYKGATIPAPDQRRSYK; this is encoded by the coding sequence ATGACCAGCACCGGACCGCAGACGCCGGACAAGAAGCCGCCGGAGCAGGAGACCACGCGTGACGAGGCGAGCCAGCCGTCGCGGACCGTGGAGCAGGAGGTCGGCACCACCCACGCCCAGGAGGAGGGCGCAGGATCGGTCCCGGCGCAGCTCGACGCCCCTGGTGAGCCGGTCGAGGTCGCCCACCGCACCGGCATGTTCGGCTCCTCGCTGGGCAACGACACCTCCGGCTACGGCGGGCTGCAGGTGCCCGTCCTCTACCCCGGGGCCGCCGAGCGGCCTTACGGCAGCTACTTCGACGAGGTCGTCGACGCCCTCCAGGACGCTGCCCCCGAGGCCTTCGAGGCCGGCGTCGAGCGGGTGGTCGTCGACCGCGGCGAGCTGACGCTCGTCGTGCGCCGCGAGCAGCTGCGCTCGCTGCTGCGCCCGCTGCGGGACGACGCCCGCCTGCGCTTCGAGGTGGCCAGCGGCGTCTCCGGCGTGCACTGGCCCCAGGAGACCGGCGCCGAGCTGCACGCGGTCTACCACTTCCTGTCCATCACCAACGGCAGCCGGCGGGTGCGCTTCGAGGTGACCTGCCCCGACGAGGACCCGCGCATCCCCTCCACGGTGGACATCTACCCGGGTCTGGACTGGCACGAGCGCGAGACCTACGACATGTTCGGCATCGTCTTCGAGGGCCACCCCGGGCTGACCCGCATCCTGATGCCGGACGACTGGCCCGGCCACCCGCAGCGCAAGGACTACCCGCTCGGCGGCATCCCGGTGGAGTACAAGGGCGCCACCATCCCCGCCCCCGACCAGCGGAGGAGCTACAAGTGA